atGTAAAATAAGTACAATTGGTGTTGGCGAGATGCAACTCTTCGAATGCATGTGTTTGATGAGCACCAATTGATGCAAATAATGCGATGATATGTGACTATTCAGAGGGTTGTGGTTACAAACATATGCTTCTTTTTATGTAGATGTGAAATgcatatataaaagaaaaagaaattaatgttTTGATTATGTTCTTTAACTAAAAAAAGATTTCATATAgcaaaaatttaggaaaaaaaagtaCAAGATCTTTTAAAGAGACAAATCTAGaagtaaattttatatataaaaaaaaaaaaaaaaaaaaaaaaaaaaactttaaagacTTAAATCATACACATGTTCATAAGTCAGTTAAGAATCTTGATTTTCTACTTAGAAATTAGAATAAAGATTTCAAAAACAATTAGGAAAATTGAGATTGCTaaattctaaaagaaatgattagtttttcaaattaaaatgtttacaTGTATTGTactgaacttttaaaattaaatataatcttaatttttaaaattaaatttattaaaattttcatatattttagaGAGATTaaccaaacatcaaataatgtttaaattatgaCAAAATGATctttaaacaaaaactaaacctcttttaactattttaaattaaaaactacaaattTTATTGGTTATAGTAAAAAATATTTGTCTTActatttaattcttaatttttcataaaatccCTCTTTATCATTCTCTTCAAGTAGttattaacaatatatatatatatattatatatatataatagtttttgtttataaaaaaaatgaaaaaatgaaaatatgaagaaaataaaaatggttacattttctaacttttaaaagtttatgataattaaaaataatagtttatttattacatgctaaAGGGTTATTATATTTacctttttataataaaaataaattaattattaatgtgaaaagaattaaaataataaatctactataattaaattacaccaatttaatattaatttatctaataTCCTAActactttttctaatttaaaattaaaatttgtcaaaactattttacttcttttaacggttgatttttcaaaaacaaaaacttacagtaattattttaaaagttagaataaTCTCGAACTAAATCGTAATCAATTTGTCTCTCATATTTTTAACGGTCTTGTTGGGATGAATTATTAATATGATCAATTTTTTTGGGTGTAGAGTTaggttaaaatataatatttgcaAGGTTGAATTTATATCATTTGTGAAATTACTTCTTCTATACTTGAGAATCTTTATGGTTTATCTCCAATTTTTAAGAACAACGGTTACAAAACATGGTTTTGTGTGTAGaggatcaagaaaaaaaaatcatgtataCAAAATGAAGAGTTGTTTTACATTACTGTACAAGATAGACTATTTTTACTTAAATTTAGCTTCATTATAAAGTTTTCAAGTAACCTTCAATTATGAGTGTTCAAAAAACTCAATGATCCGAAAAAAATCGATAAATTCAATCCAACCATACGATTTGAATTGACTTATCAACACATTTAGGTTGgattggattcaaataaataaaaattttatgaatgAGATTGATTCATGGGTTCATctaaaataatacaaacaaaCCCGAATCAACCCGAACTTGTtgttaactttataatatatatgtatatatatatgttaactTATAATACAatgatatatacatatatttatttaagttttatttttcttttttaattttttagtactttggaaagaaaaaaattattatatacattgaaattatgtttaaattgttattcaatatatgaaaaaattaaatcaatttttttcgtATTAACATCTCACTtctttttaggacataaatttaaataaataattagatTAACCCAAACCAATCCGACCTGAATGTTTCATGGTTAGGTTGagtttgattcattttttaaataaaggtTATTTGAGTGGAAGAAATTAACAAACCGGATAATTTGGTTGAGTTAAAAAGTCATTCAACACATCCCAATCTAACCCACACCACCCTGAACCCAAACTTCAATCTTCCAGTAGTTGATGTCAAAGATTTCATGTATTgagttttttatattttattttccttaaatgcattcttttatatagaataacatgaaaactaaaataaaaacaaggaaAGATAAAAGAATAACTTGATAAACTAAAAATCCACAAaatctaaaagaataaaaaaaaaaaaaaaaaaaaaaaaaaaaaaaagaaaatggaaacacactcaagaattttattatgtgattgAGTAAAAAATCTCCTTTGGGAGAAACAATGCTCTGTTAATACTTTTGTTGAAGAGCTTTCTAGAAAAttactctcattttttttttttttttttttgagttcaaATTACATGGGATTGAAAATAAGTGAAAGGCCCATTTTTTGGgaggaaaaatatatatattatatcaccAAAGCCACCATATTTGCTTCGGGGTGGATGGATCGCTAACTTGATACTCGCCAAAATGGCCAAACTCAAATTGCATGAGGACCCAAAAGACAGAAAAAGAGAgaagggatttttttttatataaaaaagaaaacaaaaaacttgtTGGGCTTACTCAAGTGAGGCCCATTTTCGTGAAGAGGGCCCATTTGGGCTCTAGTGAAATGTGGCCCACTTTCAAGTGGATAATCTCCAGACTCTGATGGGAAGCCCATTTATAGGCACTGGAAATGGCCCATGCTGAATCCCATCTCTCTGTTCTGCCAATTCCCACCTGCAAAACAAACACCATTTGTGGTTTATTAGATTAGGGGTTAatctaaatattatttaattaattataacattttcttttaataatttaaaagagTAACAAACGTCTTGTATTTTTCTAGTACAACAAGCTAGGCTGATTTTGGCAAATATCTTATctatttacacaaaattgtAAATCTTTACCCtataaaattttgagttttatttttttactattatattattattttgtaatcaaAGTTCTTGATTTGAGAggttaaaaaagagaaaaatgaaggaCCTGAATTTGGTGACTAGATGGTGGATCATGATCAAGATTTCAAGCTTGGCAAGCTCATTTCCAGGGCAGGCATGGACCCCACTTCCAAATGGCATGAATGTATTGGGTCTTGGAGCAACCTGTATCCATATACATGAATTGTTAGGAGTAGGGAGTGGAATAGTAAAGAGTAATGAgttatgaaatatagaaaattgaattCTTAAGGCTCATCGTGTAAAAAGttgataagatataaaattgattttttttagtagtaGGATCCACCAACTCCTTAAGTCACACAACAATTCCACCAAACATACCCTTATTCTAAGATATAAAATATTAGggatatgataaaaaaaaaatattaattaaatgagtaACTTATGATTTAGATGAATTCAACTTTCTATTggttaaaaaaatgatgaaacttaaatagaaaatgatgaaaatttggGAGTTTGAAAGTGAAATGTAGCTGCCCATATTTTTGCAGGTTGTGTTTTCAGATAAAATAAGCTTATCTTCATTATAAGTCAGAGCTGATATTTTATAGGTAACATTAACATCAAacttaaagaaaacaaaagaatttttcttttggtATGATAAGCCAAAAAAAAGTATATTGGCTAATTCAAATATACCTCAAATCTTGAAGGATCAAATTTATGAGGGTCAACAAAGTAGTCAGGATTGTGATGAATATTCCTGAACAAAGGCATTACTTTCCAACCCTTTGGAATTAAATATCCTGCtcagaaaaaattaaaaaaaggtgAGGAATCAAACTTATTTTAAACCAAAAGTTCCAACATTTTCTTTAATTGCTAGCTTTCAAAGTAAGACCTAAAATTccacatataattttttttttaatcttttgttGGATGctaaatgacaaaaaaaaaaaattaatatactcTACACTATATAGATATAGATTATATTCATATTGTCCACTATATTAGATCACTAGGTTTTTGTGCAAATATCACACCTTATGTTGTTTTTAGTATGgcaaaaaaacatttttaccaaaattaagggtgtatttggtttaacttttaaaGCATTTAGTATTAAAAATAAGTCACCGTAGACAAAATTGGAGTGTTTGGCAATAacttaaaatagatttttaaaaacttttaagtatattttaaaccatttttatcaaaagataTTAAGTAAGAATGACATTTTTGAAAAATCTCTTTGttaaatgatataattatattcatCTTCACCCACTAACTTAAACTTTTAGGTCAATTTATAATTTAAGATGGTATCAAGAGCAGGTGGTCCAAAGAGGTGAGAGAAatgttaaataatataattaaattccttccctcattaacttaaatttttggatcaatcgatgatttaagttttttttataggTCATGAAAAGGAGGGGAAGAAAAATCAATTCCAATTCAAAATCATCTTTAAAAAGCTACCACGTTGGATAACATTAGAAGTGCTTGTAACTAGTACCTAGAGTGCTTTTAGTCCCAGAAGTATAAATCTAGAACACTTTTATAATACTCATGAGATAAATTTTAATGtacattattttcaaattttacatgttattttagggttgtttttaaattaaattacaatattAGTGTTTGAATTATAGCGTCCATTTAGAttgtttagagaaaaaaaaaaaatttaaaaattcatttttatttaaattcttttgataaaatttgtttgaaataaattttgaaagcgtttcaaaagctattttgagtagctaccaaacactctaattttatttttaaaatgacttatttttaaaattaaacacttaaaaaactTAAATCAAACACACCATTAAagtttgtctattttgtctctaaactttaaattatgTTTTAGTAGGTACACAAACGTTGATCAAGTTCAGTTTTAAAAGGTATCTATTTGATCCTTaaacttttagttttatgtcaaataattctttaatgttttaattttgtatctaacaCATCATTGACctattctatatttttttaaactgcATGCACCTACTAAATATTCAAAgttctttaaaatttcaattttatatctattagATTACCTAGCTTCTAAACGTTTTGAACATTCCATTAACCtcttagacacaaaattgatcATTTGAAAACCTATGAGATATTTTAAAGATCAATACCCTATTGGATACAAAACTGAAATATCAATGATCTACTAGACACtttctaaattatatttataatcttttAGAGTCGTTTGGGCCCCTAGCTTCTATTGAGTTAAATGGGTTATTATAGGTTCGAGCTTCCAATTATAATAATTGGTGTTTTCAACTATTATAGCATACAATTAACTATATTATAATCATTTTAAATCTCTCTTTATTATAGTATTTACAATCTCTTATCCgtcatttcttattttaattaaatgagaCTAAAATAATCTAAGTCTTATAATTACTTCAAATACAGATTATAGTTCAATGTTGCAGCTACatagtttaaaatttagagGCATGATTTTGATTATCTTACCTTTATATTCAACATCTGCCACAGCTTCTCTAAAAGTGAATGATATAATACTCGCCATTCTGAAGCTCTCTAACACCACCTGTTTTCCCAATTAAAACCCACAAATAACTTTGATCAAACAATGAATggtataaaattataaatagaaaaaagaagaagaagcccTAATTTgagtttataaattaattttgaaaggcTTGGTTGAGTTTATCCGGCCTGCTCCTACCTTGTTGGTAAACGGCATGTTTCGTGTCTGAGACCAGCTCATTGGTCGGCACCCCTCATTAATGCCTTCTTCAATTGCCTTTTGTTCCACCTACAACCACGTGTAAATTCCCATTATACATTAATAGGTTTAATGTTCATTATCTTCAATTAACTTTCATGCCTCACTTCCACATTTATTGTATTACAACAACAAAGAAAAGTCCACCAGAttctaatgtttttttttcctacttcAATGACGTCTAAGATTGAAATTTCATCACTAAAGTCGTGATAACACTTTTCAAACCACAATACTtctatttcaaatatattagttatctaataatttgttataatttaatttacacTTAATCATTCATTCACGTTCTACAACATTCACTCAAAATTCAATAACATGTAGAAGTAAAATTCGAATCTCATACCTTTtcatcaaaatataatacatTAATCAATTGAGCTATGTTTTTATGCAATATTTGAAGATTAAAAATACAGCACACAGAAAGTCGGTAGTGACTTACCTTGACAGCTTCTAGAACTTTGTGGTTGTAATGTAGATATTTAACAACCCAAGTGAGAACACTGGCCGTAGTGTCCTGAGCAGCAAAGAGAACTCCgataatgttgtcggcgatctgTTCATCGCTTAAAGTTTCTCCTTTTTCATCTCTCCATTTTAGCAAACAAGCCAATAGATTCTTCTCCTCTAATTGCTTTCTCTTCTCCCTTTTTTCTAAGATTATACAGCTTATGATCTCTCCCAACCTCTTTCTTgccttttttttcaaaaggaaaaaaaaaatagaaaaagggaAACTAAGATtcttagaaaacaaaaataattcaGTTGAGAATCGGAATGTCTTTtatgtgcttttttttttttttttttgggttataATTGACTTACTTTAAGTGCTTTTTTGTAAAGCGTTCCGGGAATGTTGGTGGGGAAAGAATTATAGCCTTTATTCACTATGGAATAGTTTGTCATTAGTTCTTCTCTGTATTTGGTGTCCTCCAAATGCCCGAAAATTGCCAAAATTCCGACTTCAAAAGAGAACTTTGGAGAGTGAAGAAACAAAGAGACAACGACAACAAAACAAAGGCTATGAAAGTCAGCAAgagaatgggaaaaaaaaagatactAAAATTAAACCATTGATAAGAAATAATTGGTCCCCATTTGATTCAATTAAGAACACAAAACTTATTGAAAGCTCTGTTTTTGTCTTGGTATACAGAGCATCTCTGCCCCAAGTgtgatttagatttttttttttttttttaatacaattcttttgaaaattaaccaaaaataaaaaataagaaggagaagaaattgAAACTCACCTTCTTCATTTGA
This genomic window from Benincasa hispida cultivar B227 chromosome 4, ASM972705v1, whole genome shotgun sequence contains:
- the LOC120075099 gene encoding abscisic acid 8'-hydroxylase CYP707A1-like, with product MAPFFLLISFFLLPLLLFFFQIHKNSKFPNKKLPPGSMGWPLIGETFHFYSQDPTSFFLGKQKRYGEIFKTHIHGCPCVMLATPEAARFVLVTQAHLFKPTYPQSKERLIGPSALFFHQSETHLRLRKLIQSSLSPDPVRALVPDIHALAISALPSWLNGHLINTFHQMKKFSFEVGILAIFGHLEDTKYREELMTNYSIVNKGYNSFPTNIPGTLYKKALKARKRLGEIISCIILEKREKRKQLEEKNLLACLLKWRDEKGETLSDEQIADNIIGVLFAAQDTTASVLTWVVKYLHYNHKVLEAVKVEQKAIEEGINEGCRPMSWSQTRNMPFTNKVVLESFRMASIISFTFREAVADVEYKGYLIPKGWKVMPLFRNIHHNPDYFVDPHKFDPSRFEVAPRPNTFMPFGSGVHACPGNELAKLEILIMIHHLVTKFRWELAEQRDGIQHGPFPVPINGLPIRVWRLST